A single genomic interval of Gammaproteobacteria bacterium harbors:
- the carB gene encoding carbamoyl-phosphate synthase large subunit produces the protein DDEEAFIELRRQLREVGPDRLWYVGDAFRMGLSVDEVFELTFIDPWFLAQVEELIQIEQQIGGRALDSFERDELFDIKRRGFSDRRLASLLKVKEHAVRDRRNELDVHPVFKRVDTCAAEFATGTAYMYSSYEEECEAEPTDREKIMVLGGGPNRIGQGIEFDYCCVHAALALREDGYETIMVNCNPETVSTDYDTSDRLYFEPLTLEDVLEIVRVEKPKGVIVQYGGQTPLKLARDLEAAGVPIIGTSPDSIDLAEDRERFQGMINKLKLRQPPNRTARDEKGALRLAEEIGYPVVVRPSYVLGGRAMEIVYDETELRRYMRDAVSVSNDAPVLLDRFLDDAIEVDIDAVCDGTSDGEDIYIGGVMQHIEQAGVHSGDSACSLPPYSLSADLQRQLREQVRAMARELKVVGLMNTQFAIQGDNIFIIEVNPRASRTVPFVSKAIGLPLAKIGARCMAGKSLKSQGLGEEFDPEYFSVKEAVFPFIKFQGVDPILGPEMKSTGEVMGVGRSFGEAFAKSQVAAGVELPDMGMAFISVRDEDKQGVVDIARELIDIGFIIVATRGTAKVLEDAKVSCATVNKVTEGRPHIVDFIKNAQVNLIINTTKGRQAIADSFTIRREALQRKVTYTTTLAGALATVQALRHKSMENVYRLQDLHEENRR, from the coding sequence CGACGACGAAGAGGCTTTCATCGAGCTGCGCCGGCAATTGCGCGAGGTAGGCCCCGATCGGTTGTGGTACGTGGGCGATGCGTTTCGGATGGGCCTGTCCGTGGACGAGGTGTTCGAGCTCACGTTCATCGATCCGTGGTTTCTGGCGCAGGTCGAGGAACTGATACAAATCGAGCAGCAGATCGGGGGGCGTGCACTGGACTCATTCGAGCGCGACGAACTGTTCGACATCAAGCGCCGCGGCTTCTCCGATCGCCGCCTGGCCAGCTTGCTGAAGGTCAAGGAACATGCCGTGCGCGACCGCCGCAATGAACTGGACGTGCATCCCGTGTTCAAGCGCGTGGACACCTGCGCCGCCGAGTTCGCCACCGGCACGGCGTACATGTATTCCAGCTATGAAGAGGAATGCGAGGCCGAGCCGACCGACCGCGAGAAAATCATGGTGCTGGGCGGCGGCCCCAATCGCATCGGGCAGGGCATCGAGTTCGATTATTGCTGCGTGCACGCCGCACTCGCGCTGCGCGAAGACGGTTACGAGACCATCATGGTCAACTGCAATCCCGAGACAGTTTCGACCGATTACGACACTTCCGATCGCCTTTACTTCGAGCCACTGACTCTGGAAGACGTGCTGGAGATCGTGCGGGTCGAGAAACCCAAGGGAGTGATCGTACAATACGGCGGTCAGACGCCGCTCAAGCTCGCGCGCGATCTGGAGGCGGCGGGTGTGCCCATCATCGGCACCTCGCCGGATTCGATTGATCTGGCCGAGGATCGCGAGCGCTTTCAGGGCATGATAAACAAACTCAAGCTCCGTCAGCCCCCGAACCGCACGGCCCGCGACGAAAAGGGCGCCCTGCGTCTGGCCGAGGAGATTGGCTACCCGGTGGTGGTGCGGCCGTCTTACGTGCTGGGCGGGCGCGCGATGGAGATCGTTTATGACGAAACTGAACTGCGCCGCTATATGCGCGACGCGGTGTCAGTGTCCAACGACGCGCCGGTGCTGCTGGACCGGTTTCTGGATGACGCCATCGAGGTGGATATCGACGCGGTTTGTGACGGCACGAGCGACGGCGAGGACATATATATCGGCGGCGTCATGCAGCACATCGAGCAGGCGGGTGTCCACTCCGGGGATTCGGCGTGTTCCTTGCCGCCGTATTCTCTGAGTGCTGATCTCCAGCGCCAGTTGCGCGAGCAGGTCAGGGCCATGGCGCGCGAACTGAAAGTTGTGGGTCTGATGAACACGCAGTTCGCGATTCAGGGCGATAATATATTCATTATCGAAGTCAATCCGCGCGCGTCGCGCACTGTACCTTTTGTCTCCAAAGCGATCGGGTTGCCGCTGGCCAAAATCGGCGCGCGCTGTATGGCCGGCAAGTCGCTGAAGTCGCAAGGTTTAGGTGAAGAATTCGACCCTGAATATTTTTCGGTGAAAGAGGCCGTGTTCCCGTTCATCAAGTTTCAGGGCGTGGACCCGATACTCGGGCCTGAGATGAAATCCACCGGTGAGGTGATGGGTGTGGGTCGCTCTTTCGGCGAGGCGTTCGCGAAGTCGCAAGTCGCCGCCGGCGTCGAGCTTCCCGATATGGGGATGGCGTTTATCAGCGTGCGCGATGAAGACAAGCAAGGGGTGGTCGATATCGCGCGCGAACTGATCGATATCGGTTTTATCATCGTAGCCACCCGTGGCACGGCCAAAGTGCTTGAAGACGCCAAGGTGAGCTGCGCGACCGTAAACAAGGTGACCGAAGGACGGCCGCATATCGTCGATTTCATCAAGAACGCGCAGGTGAATCTGATCATCAACACCACCAAGGGTCGGCAGGCCATTGCCGACTCGTTCACCATCCGGCGCGAGGCATTGCAGCGCAAGGTCACGTATACGACCACGCTTGCCGGCGCGCTGGCGACCGTGCAGGCGCTGCGTCACAAGAGCATGGAGAATGTTTACCGGTTGCAGGACCTGCACGAGGAGAACCGTCGTTGA
- the greA gene encoding transcription elongation factor GreA, with protein sequence MSKVPLTTQGADKLRTELQRLKAERPQIIEAIATAREHGDLKENAEYHAARDQQGLNEARIRDLEFKLGNAQIIDVAALNAEGRVVFGATVDLADVQSGDEVTYRIVGEDEADIKAGLLSISSPVARALIGKREGDVAVVRAPGGDREYEIVQVRYV encoded by the coding sequence TTGAGCAAGGTACCGCTGACCACGCAGGGCGCTGACAAGCTGCGCACGGAATTGCAACGGCTGAAAGCCGAGCGCCCGCAGATTATCGAGGCGATCGCCACCGCCCGTGAGCATGGCGATCTCAAGGAGAACGCCGAATATCACGCCGCGCGAGACCAGCAAGGTCTCAATGAGGCACGCATACGCGATCTGGAATTCAAGCTGGGCAACGCCCAGATCATCGATGTCGCTGCGTTGAACGCGGAGGGCAGAGTCGTGTTCGGCGCGACCGTCGATCTGGCGGACGTGCAAAGCGGTGATGAGGTCACCTACCGCATCGTCGGTGAGGACGAGGCGGACATCAAGGCAGGTCTGCTCTCGATCAGTTCACCGGTCGCACGCGCGCTCATCGGTAAACGGGAGGGCGACGTGGCGGTGGTGCGGGCGCCCGGCGGTGATCGGGAATACGAGATTGTGCAAGTGAGATACGTCTGA
- a CDS encoding carbon starvation protein A, with product MNRSVMAALGWITVAIVGASAIGGIALHRGESINAIWFIVAALCVYAIAYRFYSAWIAAKVLAVDETRATPAERFDNARDFVPTNRWIVFGHHFAAIAGPGPLIGPTLAAQFGYLPGTLWILAGAVLGGCVQDMVVMWCSTRRDGRSLGQMARDELGPVGGAAALAGTMLIMIILIAVLGLVVVNAMKHSPWATSTVAATLPIAVLVGLYMRNIRPGRILEGSLIGVSLLLLAVIGGGLIDHNPTLSGWFDHGGVTLAWCVIGYGFCAAVLPVWLLLAPRDYLSTFMKLGTIFLLAIAIVILRPEIEMPAVTQFVDGTGPIFSGNVFPFVFITIACGAVSGFHALIASGTTSKMLANERDIRMIGYGSMALESFVGIMAMIAACVLDPGVFFAINSPAGVVGDTVRETVNTISAWGFPVTVAQMEELAQEMGETTLFARTGGAPSLAVGMASIFGSAFGDRLLAVWYHFAIMFEALFILTALDAGTRVGRFMLQDLLGNLWKPLAQTSWYPSVLLTSGLVVSAWGYFLYIGVIDPNGGVNILWPLFGISNQMLAAIALSVATGILVKSGKLKYAWVTGAPLAWLAIITTTAAWQKIASNDPLVGFLAGANDLARQLNSGALPLDEAAVAPQLIFNLRLDAGLTLFFVIVVWVIILDMLRLCHRHIQDLPVRPLTETPHVPTRLTERSIA from the coding sequence ATGAACCGTTCCGTCATGGCCGCTCTGGGATGGATCACCGTCGCGATTGTTGGCGCATCCGCGATCGGCGGAATTGCGCTGCACCGCGGCGAGTCCATCAACGCAATCTGGTTCATCGTCGCCGCATTGTGCGTGTACGCGATCGCCTATCGTTTCTACAGCGCGTGGATCGCCGCTAAGGTGCTGGCGGTGGACGAGACGCGCGCAACCCCGGCCGAGCGTTTCGACAACGCCCGCGACTTCGTGCCGACTAACCGATGGATCGTATTCGGTCATCACTTTGCCGCCATCGCGGGCCCGGGTCCGCTGATCGGGCCGACTCTGGCCGCGCAGTTCGGTTATCTGCCCGGCACCTTGTGGATCCTCGCCGGCGCGGTGCTGGGCGGCTGCGTGCAGGATATGGTGGTGATGTGGTGCTCAACGCGCCGCGACGGCAGAAGCTTAGGCCAGATGGCGCGCGACGAACTGGGACCCGTGGGTGGTGCGGCGGCGCTCGCCGGCACCATGCTGATTATGATCATCCTCATCGCGGTGCTGGGCCTGGTGGTGGTCAATGCCATGAAGCACAGCCCGTGGGCCACTTCCACGGTCGCGGCTACGCTCCCGATCGCTGTGCTGGTCGGGCTTTATATGCGCAACATCCGGCCCGGACGCATTCTGGAAGGCTCGCTGATCGGTGTAAGCCTGCTGTTGCTGGCGGTGATCGGCGGAGGCTTGATAGACCACAATCCAACCTTAAGCGGCTGGTTCGATCACGGCGGCGTGACCTTGGCCTGGTGCGTCATCGGTTATGGCTTTTGCGCCGCGGTGCTGCCCGTGTGGCTGCTGCTGGCGCCGCGGGATTATCTCTCCACGTTCATGAAGCTGGGGACGATTTTTCTGCTCGCGATCGCCATAGTAATTCTGCGTCCCGAAATCGAAATGCCCGCGGTGACGCAGTTTGTTGACGGCACCGGCCCGATCTTTAGCGGCAACGTCTTTCCGTTCGTGTTCATCACCATCGCCTGCGGCGCGGTGTCGGGCTTTCATGCGCTTATCGCCTCCGGAACCACGTCAAAAATGCTGGCCAATGAGCGCGATATCCGCATGATTGGATACGGCAGCATGGCGCTGGAATCTTTCGTAGGCATCATGGCGATGATCGCCGCCTGCGTGCTGGACCCCGGCGTGTTTTTCGCCATCAACAGCCCGGCTGGCGTCGTCGGGGACACGGTGCGGGAAACAGTGAATACGATTTCTGCCTGGGGTTTCCCCGTCACTGTCGCGCAAATGGAGGAGCTGGCGCAGGAGATGGGCGAGACGACCCTGTTTGCACGCACCGGCGGCGCGCCATCGCTGGCGGTCGGCATGGCCAGTATCTTCGGCAGTGCGTTTGGCGATCGGCTACTGGCGGTCTGGTATCACTTCGCGATCATGTTCGAGGCGCTGTTCATTTTGACCGCGCTGGATGCGGGCACGCGGGTAGGACGATTCATGCTACAGGATCTGCTCGGTAACTTGTGGAAGCCGCTGGCTCAGACTTCGTGGTATCCGTCAGTGTTGCTGACCAGCGGCCTGGTGGTCAGCGCGTGGGGGTATTTCCTGTACATCGGCGTAATCGATCCGAACGGCGGCGTGAACATTCTGTGGCCGTTGTTCGGCATTTCCAACCAGATGCTTGCGGCGATAGCGCTGAGCGTGGCGACAGGCATTCTGGTGAAATCCGGCAAGCTCAAATATGCTTGGGTAACTGGGGCGCCGCTCGCATGGCTGGCCATCATTACCACCACTGCGGCCTGGCAAAAGATCGCGAGCAACGACCCGCTCGTGGGCTTTCTGGCCGGTGCCAACGATCTGGCCCGCCAACTGAATTCCGGCGCCTTACCGCTCGACGAGGCCGCGGTTGCACCTCAACTTATATTCAATCTACGGCTGGATGCGGGGCTGACGCTTTTTTTCGTCATTGTCGTTTGGGTAATCATTCTGGATATGTTGCGTCTGTGCCATCGACACATACAGGACTTGCCGGTCCGTCCGCTCACCGAAACGCCGCACGTCCCGACTCGACTTACAGAAAGAAGCATTGCCTGA
- a CDS encoding YbdD/YjiX family protein has product MSAKVLISVWKFVRELSGDDAYERYLRHCEREHPAQTPLSRKSFWDGQLDRKWSGVSRCC; this is encoded by the coding sequence ATGTCAGCAAAAGTACTAATCAGCGTCTGGAAGTTCGTTCGTGAACTATCGGGAGACGATGCTTACGAGCGCTACTTGCGGCACTGCGAGCGCGAACATCCAGCGCAAACGCCGTTAAGCCGCAAGTCGTTCTGGGATGGGCAACTTGACAGAAAATGGAGTGGCGTGAGTCGATGCTGTTAG
- a CDS encoding ComEA family DNA-binding protein codes for MLFRKHLIGALFMLFASVAAAESVNINSADARTLADLKGVGPAKAAAIIADRDDGPYMSIEELARVKGIGDKTVEMNKDMMTIGEVSE; via the coding sequence ATGTTATTTAGAAAGCACCTGATTGGCGCATTGTTCATGTTGTTTGCTTCCGTAGCCGCCGCCGAGTCGGTCAACATCAACAGCGCCGACGCGCGAACCCTCGCTGACCTAAAAGGGGTTGGGCCTGCCAAGGCGGCCGCGATTATCGCTGATCGCGACGACGGACCCTACATGTCAATTGAGGAGTTGGCGCGCGTTAAAGGCATCGGTGATAAGACCGTGGAGATGAATAAAGACATGATGACGATTGGCGAAGTCAGCGAATAG